A stretch of DNA from Nitrospinota bacterium:
GACCGCCATCGTTTCTTTCTTTTTTTCTTCTTGGTCGAGCTTGCCATTTGTCCTCCTGTTACAGTTTTTGGTAAACGGGTATCCCGTTAGCGTTGACAAGTTTAAAGTTTTTCGAAACATTGTGCAACGTTTCCGAGTGTCCCGTAAAAAAATAGCTGTTATCCCCCATTATTTTCGATATTCCATCAACGACCTTTCTTTTGGTTTCAATGCCGAAGTAGATAAGGATGTTGGCGCAGAATACGACGTCGAAGTTATCATATCCCTGAGGGTATTTGGGATTGAGCAGGTTGATCCTGTCGAACCGAACTTTGGGGAGTTTCTCCTTTTTCAGCTTGTACCAATCGGTGTGATTTTCGAAGAAATTCTCCCTGTATTCCGGCGGCATGTTTCGAAGGGAGTGTTTTGAGTAGTTTCCGGCTTCGGCCATTGCCAGAACTTCCGTATTTATATCGCTTGCGTACAGTTCAAGGGATATCCCTTTTGGGATTGCGTTTTTACGCGCAAGTATCATCGCGATGGTATATATCTCTTCACCGGAGGAGCTTGCGGCGCTCCATATCTTTACCTTGTTATTGCCGGATGTTTTTTTTACACGCAATATTTCTGGCAAAAGTATGTTTACAAGGGCGTCTATCTGCGCGACGTTTCTGAAGAACGACGTTTCATTCGTGGTTACGGCGTTTATGAAGTGTTCGATCTCGGTTTTACTACTCTTTGGGCCGTCAATAAGGGGAAGGTATTCTGTGAAACTCGAAAGTCTCAGGTCGTAAAGCCTCTCCTGAAGCCGGGCTTCAAACAGGTATTTTTTAGCGGAATCATAAAGGATGCCGCATTCCCGGTTGATGACTTTTGACATCACCGCAAGCTCTTCGTCCGTGAGTTTGATCATTTCTCCCCGATTATCACTCCTGGGTATTCCCAGACTTATTTTAAATATATCCCTCCATTATCCTCCCGGCAAATCTGGAAAACCATCGGTAAAATAAAATATTTTCAGCATCCTCCTTCAGTCTCCACGCATTATTCAGGGATGTATGGGGAAAAATAAATCAATTGAAACATTGACTGAAAACAAATGACAGGTAAAATGAAGGAATGTTTGAAAAAACCATTGAAAGGCTGGAAGAAGAGCTGATGAAGCTGAACTACCAGTTTACGGTCGAAATACCGAAAGAGCTCAATACCGCGGTTGCGCTTGGGGACCTGAGCGAAAACGCCGAGTATCACGCGGCAAAGGAAAAAAAACGGAACTGCGAGAGAAGACTGTCGATGATAAAGGGGCGCATCCGGGATCTTAAAAAGCTCGACATCTCCAAAATTTCAAAAAGCGGGGTAGGGCTCGGAAGCATAGTAACCCTCGAGGACCTCGATTCCGGCGAGGAGAAGATCTACGAACTGGCCGTGGCGGACGACGTGGACGCGGAGAACGGCAAGATTTCCATCATGGCACCGGTAGGGAAGGCTCTCCTTGGGAAACAGGTTGACGACGAGGTGGTAATAAACATCCCAGCCGGCAAAAAGGAGTATGTGGTCACAAAGCTAGTCACCATTCACGACCGTTCGGATCTGTAGTATCCCCTGGGCAGTTTCGGAATCACCACCCCGGTAAATCCATACACGCTTTGCTGTTTAGTTAAAAATGAGGATCCCGCTCCTCTCCTGGCGAAATGCCGTCAGAATAGGTGAAATAACCGCTGAAAAAGCCCCGAAAAAGATTCTGCGAAACTTACATCCGGCTGGGGCGTGCCAGTTTTTTATAAAGAAGCTCTATACCGGTTCCGTCAATTACCGATCATTTCCCTGGCGTGTTGGCGGGCGGTTTCGGTGACCTCTTTTCCTGCCTGCATACGCGCAAGCTCTTCGACACGCTCCTCGTCGCTCAATTTCACGATGGAGACGTCCGTATCGTTGTTCTTCACCGTTTTCTTTACGACGAAGTGATGGTCCGCCTGGCGCGCTATCTGGGAGAGGTGCGTGATGCAGAATATCTGGCAACTCTTGGAGAGCTTTTTCAACTTCTCCCCGACAAGGTCAGCCGTCTTCCCTCCGATGCCGCTGTCTATCTCATCGAACACCAGTACCGGGACCGGCTGTATCTTCCCGATGGCGGTTTTGAGAGCGAGCATGATGCGGGATACTTCTCCCCCGGAAGCGATCTTCACTAGCGGCCTTGGCTCCTGCCCTTCATTGGTGGATATAAGGAACTGGAAACTACCGAAACCGTGGTGGAACATCCTGGCCGGTTTTCCATCGAGAGTATAACCTTCGCCTCCATCCGATTCCGGAAGCAATACTTCCACGGCAAAGCGGGCGGAGCCCATGTTGAGACCCGCCAGCTCTTCTTCGACAGTTTTCTTGAAACCGGCGATCCCTTCGATACGTTTTTTATGCAATCCCTCGGCTTTCCGACCGAGGGCAAGTTTTTGGGAGGCTATCTCCTTTTCGAGCTTTTCGGTAACGTCGCTTGCCGTGACGATCGAATCAAGTTCTTCCCTCGTTTCGTCCAGCATCTTCAGGAGTCCGGGGAGATCCGACTTGTACTTTTTTTTCAGCCTCTCAATGAGAGCTATCCTCTCTTCGACCGTTTCCAGGCGCGCCGGGTCGTCCTCCACGTCGGTCGTGCGCGAGAGTATCTCCCTTGCGCTGTCGGAGATCTGCGCGGACATATCGGAGAAGAGAGCGGAGTATTGGCTGAAGAAGGGGTCTATCCTGCCGAGTTTTTCAATATCCTTTGCAGATTCCTCCAGGCCGGAGAGGATTGACGTTTCGGAATCGTAGAGGCGGTCGAACAGTCTCTGCCCCGCCTGTCGAAGCTCTTCGGCGTTCGCGAGCACCTTTTGTTCCTTTTCCAGCTCCCCCTCCTCGTCGATATTGAGGCCCGCCTTTTCGATCTCATTCAGTTTGAATTCGAGGAGTTCTCGTCTTTCGACGGCATTCTTCTGTCGCTCGTTGTGCTCAGCGAGTTTCTCTTCCAACTCTCTTATCTGCGTGAGGAGTTTCGAAACTTCGCCCGATTCCTTTATCAATTTCAGGTAGAGATCGAGCCAGGGGAGGTGGCTGTCCTTTTTCAGCAGGGCTTGGTGCTCATGCTGTCCGTGGATATCGACCATTTTTTCCGCGCCGTTCTTGAGCGATGCGAGGGTGATGGCATTCCCGTTTACCACGATGCGGCTTTTGCCCTCTTTTTGAAGCAAACGTCTGATTATGTATTCCCCCTCTTCGGGCTCTATTCCCTGTTCCACAAAATCGGGGATAGGGGAGAGTATCGTTTCAGCGGATATCAAGGCTTCGGCAAATCCGTCCAGGTTTTTATCCTTCAGGTTGGAGTAGTCCGCTCGCTCCCCAAGGAGAAGGTTGAGCGCGGAGAGGATCATCGATTTTCCGGCGCCTGTTTCGCCAGTCAGGATGTTGAGCCCTTCGCCGAACTCCATTTCGAGGCCGGATATGAGCCCTATGTTCTTTATCTTCAGCTTTTTAAGCATTGGTTATTTCTGTTTCGGTAGCGACACGGTTCCTCCCCCCGGTTTTGGCCAGATATAGCGCCTTGTCCGCCCTCTTTACCGTTGAATTTATGTCGTCGGACTTGGAGAGTTCGCTTACGCCGACGCTGACGGTTACCGGCACCCTCTCACCTCTGACGGTGAATTCCCAATCGTATACCACTCCCCTTATTTTATCCGCTATTTGTGCCGCCTCATCAAGCGGCATGCCGTGGCAGATTACGGCGAATTCCTCCCCGCCGTACCTGCATACTGTGCATCGCTCCGTGACCGATTTTTTCATCTTGTCCGAGACGGCGACTAGAAGCTTATCCCCGATGATATGTCCGAAGGAGTCGTTGAATTTTTTAAAGTGGTCGATATCTATAAGAACAAGCGAGCATTTATTGTCGTTGGAGACGTATTTAAGCGCTTTTTCCATCGACTCGTTGAACGACCTCCGGTTAAGAAGTTTGGTGAGGGTGTCGATCCTGGCTTCGGATTGAGATTCCTCAAGTTGCTGGTTGAGATTGTGCAGAAGTTTGTTCGAATCTTCAAGTTTGTTGAGAATGTTCTGGTTCTGTTTGTGTGTTTCGGCAGTGTCTTTCAGGAGTTGCTGGAGGAGTTCCTTAAGATCGTTGAGCGATTTTGTCTTTTCCGCCTTCTTGCTGAAGTGGCTCAGATTCTCGCCGTAATCGGAGGTGGATTCGATCCCCGCTATTACTTCCTTGATGGCTTTCAAAAGGATCTCGCCGGCCTTGCTGCTCACCGCCTCCGCTGTGGAAATTTCACCCTGCACTTTTTTGGTAAGTTCTTCGTTGAGATCCCGAACGTAGAATTTTTTGTATACCCTTTCCAGGAGGTCTGGCGTGAAATGCGTTCCGGCCTTGATAAGAGTGTCGACTTCCTTCACTATCTCGTCCTTTGCCCCCTGGAAGTAATCAAAGAACAGGCGGTAGTTGTCGGGGGTCATCTTGATCTTCTTCTCAGTTAGGAAAGGAAGGAGTTTCTTTACGGTATCGCTGGTACTTGGATATTTCCTAGCCATTTGGTTTTGACGAGCCTCCCCATCCGAGTTTGCTACGCAAGGTATCAAAATGCGTCCTTCCTGGAACCTTGACAAGCCGGGTGATCTTTTCCGAGCATGAGATAGTCAGATGGTCATGTTCCTGTATATCGATGCTCTCCTGACCGTCCAGGGTGGCGATGATCGTTTCCTGCCCTTCATGCAGGTCAACCTCTATGACGAAATTGCCGGGTACAACGAGAGGGCGGTTCGAAAGCGTGTGAGGGCAGATGGGGCATATGACAAGCGCGTCGAGGGTGGGGTAGAGGATCGGACCTCCGGCGCTAAGGGCGTACGCGGTGGAGCCGGTGGGGCTTGATATAATCAGTCCATCCGCCTTGTAATCGGTAACGTATTCCTTGTTTACGGTGATGGAGAGTTCAATCATCTTGGCGATATTTTTCCTTGAGAGCACCACGTCGTTCAAAGCGACCAGGTTGATGGAATCCTTGTCGCTCTCGACGGTCACGTTCACCATTAGCCGGTTCTCGATGTCGAAATCGCCATGTTTCAGCTTTTCCAGGGCACGCTCCATTTCTTCATAGGCGACCTCGGTGATGAATCCAAGACTTCCAAGGTTTACGCCGAGTAGAGGCACTGAATGGTTGGTCGCCATCCTTGCGGAGGCAAGGAGCGTACCATCCCCTCCAAGGATAAGGAGTACGTCTACCGAATCGAGAAGTGTGGAGTGTTCCACCCCTTTTTCCTTTACGATCTTTCCGGTTGTTCTGTCGGTCAGGATCTCCACCCCGTTTTTAGCCCCCCATTCCATGACGCGGGCAATGGCCTGAGGAGCGAGCGGACTTTTCGGTTTCACGATGATACCGATGGATTTGACAGGTTTATTTTTCATGTTTTTCAATTATCTCATTTTTAGGGGGCTAGAAGCGAAAGAATCCATTCCGCGCTTTCAGCAAACTCGTCTATTTTCACTATGTTTGATTTTACATAATCGAAGGTATTCGGTACATATTTCAGGAAAAAGGGATTTTTCCTCGATTCAGCCTGGAAGCCGAATGTGCCGAGCGCCTTGATATTGCGCTGAAGCGAGATCCTGATGAGGTTTTTTGCTATGTTGACACCCTTTACGGGATTTCCCTCCTCACTGTTCAGCTTTTCAATGTAATATGCGGCGAGCCTGTTTCGTATACCGTCATCAAGCCTGACGTAGCTGTCGAACAGAAGGGAGACGAGGTCGTACTGTGCCGGGCCCATCATGGCATCCTGAAAATCGAGGATGAAATAATTACCATCCTTGATCATGATATTGCGTGAATGATAATCCCTGTGGGAGAAAACAAGCGGCTCTTCCTCAAGCGGGGTTACAAGTTTCAGGAACCAGTCGGTCAGCTTTCTGTCTTCCTCCGGCGAGAGGTTCTTTTTCAAATGGCCGATGATGAACCACTTTTTCGCATGTTCAAGCTCATACATGTACTTTGCAGTATCGAATTTCCTGGTTGTAGCCGGATTCCCGATTGCCAGTGAGGATGTGCAGTGCACCTGCATTTTCACGAGGATATCTATTACGTTCATATAGTGTCGCGTAATTTCATCGGCGCTGGCGGATGTCAAGGCCCCTTCAAGGAGGAGGTCACCGCAGTCGTCGAGGTAGATCTCCCCTTCGGCGGGGCGTTTCCCGAAAATTTCCGGGACCGGAACGCCGCAATCGTGCAGGTACTCCCGAAGTATCAGAAAGTCGTTTTCAGCTTCGATGAAAGGGGCCGGGAGTTTCATAAGTATCATGGTTTTCGGCAAGTGGGCCGGATCGTCGAAGTTCAACCGGAAATATTCCCTCGTGGAGGCGTCGCCCTGAAGTTTTATAATGGAGCGGTTTGTAGGAATTTCCATATTTTAGCTTTTCACGCTCTCTTTATTTCTTATGAGTTTTGATATCTCTATAAAACTGTTTTTCAAGGCTCCCCGGTTGTTCAGTATGGTCTCATAACCGGCAAGTCCAGCTCTTTTCCTTTCAGGTTCGTCCTTTAGAAGCCTTTCAATTTCGGTTTCCAGCTCTTTTATGTCTGCCGTTTCGAAAGCGGCTCCAGCATCTATCAGCTGAGGGGTAATGGTTCTGAAGTTTTCCATATGCGGGCCGAACAGAACAGGGATCTTCCATGAAGAGGCCTCAAGCGGATTCTGTCCGCCGTGAGGGATGAAACTCCCTCCTATCACCGCAATATCGGTTGCGCCGTAGAGGTTTCCCAGTTCCCCTATCGTGTCGAGGAGGAGAAGTGTATCCGGCTTTTCCCTGTTCGATCGTCTCGCCGGATAGATGCCGACCGTTTTGCATATATCCGATATTTCATCCGCTCTGTTCGGGTGGCGGGGCGCGATGATTGCGAAAAGAGCGTTTATCTTTTCACGAAGCCTCAGGAAGGCCTCAAGTAGAGGGCGATCCTCGCCTGAATGAGTGCTTGAATAAATAATTACCGGGACATCCAGCGGTATCTGGAACTCCCGGCGAATCTCTTCCCTGCTGTGCACCTTCTGGAGTGACTGGTCGAATTTCATGTTTCCGCAAACTTTTACAGTTTCGGGTCTTGCCCCAAGTATGACTATCTTTTCAAGATCTTTTTGCGACTGCATCAGGAGGAGAGTAATTGAAGAGATATATGGCGCGATAAATATCCTTGCTTTCATATAGCGCGTCATCGACCTATCGGAGATCCTGCCGTTCACCAGCACGGTCGCAACACCTCTATTGCGGCATTGATGGAGGAAGTTCGGCCATATTTCCGTTTCGAAGAATATGAAAGTTGCCGGGTCGATGTGCCGAAGCGAGGCTTTCACGGCGAAGGGGAAATCGTATGGGAAGTGAATTATGTTAAGCCTGCCAGGATTTTCATCCATCTGTCTTTTGAGTTTTGAGCGGGCCAATCCCATCCCTGTGGATGTGCTTGCCGAGAAGGTTATCGTCTTGTCCTTATACTCCCTGAGGAGCGTATCTATCAGCGGTATCGATACGTTCGTTTCACCCACGGAGACGGCATGTACCCAAATCCCGCCGCCGGGCGGAGGGGGGCTTTTGATAAATCCCATCTTCTCGCGAAGACTGTCGGCACTCTCTTTCCCTATCGCAACGCGATATATGAAATATGGAAGGATAAAGGGGAGGAGTATGAGAAGAAGGAGGTTGTAGAAAAAGTGAATCATGACGGGAAGGACGAGGCCGCGGTTTCCGTCAGCCGGTTCAGTTCGTTTTCCAGCTCAAGATTATTTCTCATGAGCTCCTCCGAGTCGGCCTTGTTGTCGATGTATATCGGGCTTCCAACGGCGACGGTTATCCTTGTGAAAGGGTAGGGGAAAAGGGTCTTGTCCCAGGTTCTCAGCCTCTTTCCTTTCTCCGCTTCATACGCGATAGGTACGATAGGCAATCCGGTGAGTTTGGCCAGGAAGACCGAGCCGGGCTGTGATTTTCTCGCGGGGCCGCGCGAACCGTCCGCCACCATTGAAGCGGCGGCTCCCTGCTCGCGTTCCTTTTTGAGCCTTCGCGCCATGCCAAGGAGGGAGCTTCGAGGATTCTCGTGTGTCGACCCTCTCACGGTGAAAAATCCAAGGAGGCGCAACATGCCGTCCATGATATCTCCGTCGGAACTTGGGGAGACGAGGACGTAAAACCTCTTTCGCCATCTGAGGTGAAAAGGGACGTAAAAGAGGTGGCAATGCCACAAGGCAACGATGCAGCCGTTCTTGAGCATGAAATCGTTGTTCTCTTTCCCGATTATCCTTATCCTTTGCGTATATCCGCAAAAGAGCATCATGAGAAAAATGATGAACGGTGCGATATACCCCTGAAGGGCTCTTTTAAGCAGTCGTTTCACTTGTCGATGTTATTCCGGGCTATTTATCCGAAATTTTATCAGCAATGGTTTTGACGGCGGTTATCATGTCCATCGGGATGGGGAACAGCGTGACGGAGTTGTTCTCCGAGGCTATTTCCCTGAGAGTCTGAAGGTATCTCAGCTGTATGGAAACCGGGTGGCCTCCCATGATATCTGCCGCCTCCCGAAGTTTGTGGGATGCCTGCAGTTCACCTTCCGCGTTTATGACCTTCGCGCGCCTCTCCCTTTCGGCTTCCGCCTGCTTGGCCATCGCCCTTTTCATCTCCTGCGGGAGGTCGACATGTTTTATGGAAACAGAGGATACCTTGATACCCCAAGGGTCTGTCTGCATGTCGAGCACTTCCTGTATGCGCGAATTTATCTTCTCCATTTCGGAGAGAACTTCATCTAGTTCGGACTGTCCCATTATCGCGCGAAGGGTGGTTTGCGCCAGCTGGGAGGTGTTGTAATGGTAGTCTT
This window harbors:
- a CDS encoding phosphotransferase, producing the protein MEIPTNRSIIKLQGDASTREYFRLNFDDPAHLPKTMILMKLPAPFIEAENDFLILREYLHDCGVPVPEIFGKRPAEGEIYLDDCGDLLLEGALTSASADEITRHYMNVIDILVKMQVHCTSSLAIGNPATTRKFDTAKYMYELEHAKKWFIIGHLKKNLSPEEDRKLTDWFLKLVTPLEEEPLVFSHRDYHSRNIMIKDGNYFILDFQDAMMGPAQYDLVSLLFDSYVRLDDGIRNRLAAYYIEKLNSEEGNPVKGVNIAKNLIRISLQRNIKALGTFGFQAESRKNPFFLKYVPNTFDYVKSNIVKIDEFAESAEWILSLLAP
- a CDS encoding 3-deoxy-D-manno-octulosonic acid transferase, with the protein product MIHFFYNLLLLILLPFILPYFIYRVAIGKESADSLREKMGFIKSPPPPGGGIWVHAVSVGETNVSIPLIDTLLREYKDKTITFSASTSTGMGLARSKLKRQMDENPGRLNIIHFPYDFPFAVKASLRHIDPATFIFFETEIWPNFLHQCRNRGVATVLVNGRISDRSMTRYMKARIFIAPYISSITLLLMQSQKDLEKIVILGARPETVKVCGNMKFDQSLQKVHSREEIRREFQIPLDVPVIIYSSTHSGEDRPLLEAFLRLREKINALFAIIAPRHPNRADEISDICKTVGIYPARRSNREKPDTLLLLDTIGELGNLYGATDIAVIGGSFIPHGGQNPLEASSWKIPVLFGPHMENFRTITPQLIDAGAAFETADIKELETEIERLLKDEPERKRAGLAGYETILNNRGALKNSFIEISKLIRNKESVKS
- a CDS encoding slipin family protein, encoding MISLYALALIVLMLLASSIKIIMEYERGVVFMLGRYFATYTKGIKILIPVLQTMQRVDMRIVALDVPPQDIITKDNVSIKVNAVVMYRVMEAEKAIIKVEDYHYNTSQLAQTTLRAIMGQSELDEVLSEMEKINSRIQEVLDMQTDPWGIKVSSVSIKHVDLPQEMKRAMAKQAEAERERRAKVINAEGELQASHKLREAADIMGGHPVSIQLRYLQTLREIASENNSVTLFPIPMDMITAVKTIADKISDK
- the recN gene encoding DNA repair protein RecN, producing the protein MLKKLKIKNIGLISGLEMEFGEGLNILTGETGAGKSMILSALNLLLGERADYSNLKDKNLDGFAEALISAETILSPIPDFVEQGIEPEEGEYIIRRLLQKEGKSRIVVNGNAITLASLKNGAEKMVDIHGQHEHQALLKKDSHLPWLDLYLKLIKESGEVSKLLTQIRELEEKLAEHNERQKNAVERRELLEFKLNEIEKAGLNIDEEGELEKEQKVLANAEELRQAGQRLFDRLYDSETSILSGLEESAKDIEKLGRIDPFFSQYSALFSDMSAQISDSAREILSRTTDVEDDPARLETVEERIALIERLKKKYKSDLPGLLKMLDETREELDSIVTASDVTEKLEKEIASQKLALGRKAEGLHKKRIEGIAGFKKTVEEELAGLNMGSARFAVEVLLPESDGGEGYTLDGKPARMFHHGFGSFQFLISTNEGQEPRPLVKIASGGEVSRIMLALKTAIGKIQPVPVLVFDEIDSGIGGKTADLVGEKLKKLSKSCQIFCITHLSQIARQADHHFVVKKTVKNNDTDVSIVKLSDEERVEELARMQAGKEVTETARQHAREMIGN
- a CDS encoding lysophospholipid acyltransferase family protein — protein: MKRLLKRALQGYIAPFIIFLMMLFCGYTQRIRIIGKENNDFMLKNGCIVALWHCHLFYVPFHLRWRKRFYVLVSPSSDGDIMDGMLRLLGFFTVRGSTHENPRSSLLGMARRLKKEREQGAAASMVADGSRGPARKSQPGSVFLAKLTGLPIVPIAYEAEKGKRLRTWDKTLFPYPFTRITVAVGSPIYIDNKADSEELMRNNLELENELNRLTETAASSFPS
- a CDS encoding protein-glutamate O-methyltransferase CheR, producing the protein MIKLTDEELAVMSKVINRECGILYDSAKKYLFEARLQERLYDLRLSSFTEYLPLIDGPKSSKTEIEHFINAVTTNETSFFRNVAQIDALVNILLPEILRVKKTSGNNKVKIWSAASSSGEEIYTIAMILARKNAIPKGISLELYASDINTEVLAMAEAGNYSKHSLRNMPPEYRENFFENHTDWYKLKKEKLPKVRFDRINLLNPKYPQGYDNFDVVFCANILIYFGIETKRKVVDGISKIMGDNSYFFTGHSETLHNVSKNFKLVNANGIPVYQKL
- a CDS encoding NAD(+)/NADH kinase, which gives rise to MKNKPVKSIGIIVKPKSPLAPQAIARVMEWGAKNGVEILTDRTTGKIVKEKGVEHSTLLDSVDVLLILGGDGTLLASARMATNHSVPLLGVNLGSLGFITEVAYEEMERALEKLKHGDFDIENRLMVNVTVESDKDSINLVALNDVVLSRKNIAKMIELSITVNKEYVTDYKADGLIISSPTGSTAYALSAGGPILYPTLDALVICPICPHTLSNRPLVVPGNFVIEVDLHEGQETIIATLDGQESIDIQEHDHLTISCSEKITRLVKVPGRTHFDTLRSKLGWGGSSKPNG
- a CDS encoding GreA/GreB family elongation factor, with protein sequence MFEKTIERLEEELMKLNYQFTVEIPKELNTAVALGDLSENAEYHAAKEKKRNCERRLSMIKGRIRDLKKLDISKISKSGVGLGSIVTLEDLDSGEEKIYELAVADDVDAENGKISIMAPVGKALLGKQVDDEVVINIPAGKKEYVVTKLVTIHDRSDL
- a CDS encoding GGDEF domain-containing protein; the protein is MARKYPSTSDTVKKLLPFLTEKKIKMTPDNYRLFFDYFQGAKDEIVKEVDTLIKAGTHFTPDLLERVYKKFYVRDLNEELTKKVQGEISTAEAVSSKAGEILLKAIKEVIAGIESTSDYGENLSHFSKKAEKTKSLNDLKELLQQLLKDTAETHKQNQNILNKLEDSNKLLHNLNQQLEESQSEARIDTLTKLLNRRSFNESMEKALKYVSNDNKCSLVLIDIDHFKKFNDSFGHIIGDKLLVAVSDKMKKSVTERCTVCRYGGEEFAVICHGMPLDEAAQIADKIRGVVYDWEFTVRGERVPVTVSVGVSELSKSDDINSTVKRADKALYLAKTGGRNRVATETEITNA